A DNA window from Halorubrum sp. DM2 contains the following coding sequences:
- a CDS encoding PAS domain-containing sensor histidine kinase: MTGTDRRDEELRRYEAILDSIDDAVYAVRPDGTIAYVNDRYAEMKGAGREELLGTQIYDWVTEEAAERARAVRREMAAGERDDGVVEYEFLTADGERFPVEMRFSFIAGGGDDHEPGDEAFDEFDRVGVIRDVSDRKRREEALREKNERLAEFASIVSHDLRNPLNVAEGRLDLAREECDSEHLDHVARAHNRMNVLIEDLLTVARDGEDVDETERVPLRGFVEECWEGVETADATLRVETDRAVRADRSRLRQVFENLARNSVEHGSTSSRAEPDDSVEHGSTGSRTESGDSVEHGSESVTLTVGDLDGGFYVADDGPGIPEADRERVFDPGYTTSDGGTGFGLDIVEAVATAHGWDVRVTDADGGGARFEFTGVDVVD; this comes from the coding sequence ATGACAGGGACCGACCGCCGAGACGAGGAACTACGGCGGTACGAGGCGATCCTCGACTCGATCGACGACGCCGTCTACGCCGTCCGTCCGGACGGCACCATCGCGTACGTCAACGACCGGTACGCCGAGATGAAGGGGGCGGGCCGCGAGGAACTGCTCGGGACGCAGATCTACGACTGGGTCACGGAGGAGGCCGCCGAAAGGGCGAGAGCGGTCAGACGGGAGATGGCGGCCGGAGAGCGGGACGACGGAGTCGTCGAGTACGAGTTCCTCACCGCGGACGGCGAGCGGTTCCCCGTGGAGATGCGGTTCAGTTTCATCGCCGGGGGCGGCGACGACCACGAGCCCGGCGACGAGGCGTTCGACGAGTTCGATCGCGTGGGCGTCATCCGCGACGTCAGCGATCGGAAGCGGCGGGAGGAGGCGCTCAGAGAGAAGAACGAGCGGTTGGCGGAGTTCGCGAGCATCGTCTCACACGACCTCCGGAACCCCCTTAACGTCGCCGAGGGGCGGCTCGATCTCGCCCGCGAGGAGTGCGACTCCGAACACCTCGACCACGTCGCTCGCGCCCACAACCGCATGAACGTCCTCATCGAGGACCTCCTGACCGTCGCCCGCGACGGCGAGGACGTCGACGAGACGGAGCGCGTCCCGCTCCGCGGATTCGTCGAGGAGTGCTGGGAGGGCGTCGAGACCGCCGACGCGACGCTGCGCGTCGAGACCGACCGCGCGGTCCGTGCCGACCGGAGCCGGCTCCGGCAGGTGTTCGAGAACCTCGCGCGGAACAGCGTGGAACACGGTTCCACGAGCAGTCGGGCGGAGCCCGACGACAGCGTCGAGCATGGCTCGACTGGCAGCCGGACAGAGTCCGGCGACAGCGTGGAACACGGGAGCGAGAGCGTAACGCTGACCGTTGGCGACCTCGACGGCGGCTTCTACGTCGCCGACGACGGCCCGGGGATTCCGGAGGCCGACCGCGAGAGGGTGTTCGATCCGGGATACACCACGAGCGACGGGGGAACCGGGTTCGGGCTGGATATCGTCGAGGCGGTCGCGACGGCCCACGGCTGGGACGTGCGCGTCACCGACGCCGACGGCGGGGGTGCGCGCTTCGAGTTCACCGGCGTCGACGTGGTCGACTGA
- a CDS encoding HD family hydrolase, with the protein MGDDGDSGDRDTRDDRDDDLDRALDAVLAAYELKDERRTGWQLRGVDDPESVAAHSWGVAYLVVALGDRLATDLPGVDLDRALRLAVVHDVAEAETGDVATRASDADDGDDAGDGGDSAAEAADREAKVAAERAAMRDLAGPLPERVRDAWEAYEARESPEARLVKECDLLDTCLQAVRYERGDRYDPDRGDPDAFREYDDLDEFFATTEPRLRTDAGRELFEAVRERYRTVRDG; encoded by the coding sequence ATGGGCGACGACGGCGACAGTGGCGACCGCGACACGAGAGACGACCGCGACGACGACCTCGACCGCGCGCTCGACGCGGTGCTCGCGGCCTACGAGCTGAAAGACGAGCGGCGCACGGGCTGGCAGCTCCGCGGGGTCGACGACCCCGAGTCGGTCGCGGCCCACTCGTGGGGGGTCGCGTATCTCGTCGTGGCGCTCGGCGACCGGCTCGCAACGGACCTGCCGGGCGTCGACCTCGACCGCGCGCTCCGGCTCGCGGTCGTCCACGACGTCGCCGAGGCCGAGACGGGCGACGTGGCGACGCGGGCGAGCGACGCGGACGACGGCGACGATGCGGGCGACGGCGGCGACTCGGCCGCGGAGGCGGCCGACCGCGAGGCGAAGGTCGCCGCCGAGCGCGCCGCGATGCGCGACCTCGCCGGACCGCTCCCGGAGCGCGTCCGGGACGCGTGGGAGGCGTACGAGGCCCGCGAGTCGCCCGAGGCGCGCCTCGTCAAGGAGTGTGACCTCCTCGACACCTGCCTTCAGGCCGTCCGCTACGAGCGCGGCGACCGGTACGACCCGGACCGCGGCGACCCCGACGCGTTCCGCGAGTACGACGACCTCGACGAGTTCTTCGCGACGACCGAGCCGCGGCTCCGCACCGACGCCGGACGAGAGCTGTTCGAAGCCGTCCGAGAGCGGTATCGGACCGTACGAGACGGGTGA
- the purL gene encoding phosphoribosylformylglycinamidine synthase subunit PurL has translation MSLSDPDHELVVAELGREPTPAEAALFENLWSEHCAYRSSRPLLSAFDSEGDQVVVGPGDDAAVLALPDPDAADAPAAERDADDYGDTYVTFGVESHNHPSFVDPFDGAATGVGGIVRDTMSMGAYPVGLLDSLYFGGFDRERSRYLFEGVVEGISHYGNCIGVPTVGGSVAFHGGYEGNPLVNVACVGVTDADRLVTATAKEPGNKLVLVGNGTGRDGLGGASFASEDLAEDAETEDRPAVQVGDPYAEKRLIECNEALVDEALILSARDLGAAGLGGASSELVAKGGLGARIDLDAVHQREPNMNPTEILLGESQERMCYEVAPEDVDRVAALAERFDLGCSVIGEVTDGNYVCEFAGDADESETVVDAPAEFLADGAPMNDLASEPPSQPDRELPDDEPPLDEAVAAVLSAPSTASKRWVYRQYDHEVGTRTAVKPGDDAALLAMRETEGEGNAVEGDDSADGVGLALSSGANPKWTAVAPYEGARAVAVENATNLAATGALPLAAVDCLNGGNPEKPDVYGAFKGIVDGLADACAALDAPVVGGNVSLYNDSVEGPIPPTPTLAVLGTTRGYSAPPTALDADRAADSELLLVGAGGDALGGSEYLAHAGGSDRFPTLPDDSGAADDLGDLVASLAAAARHESTLAAHDVSEGGLAVALAELVTDEAGVDATLPDRVAAFDETPGRLLIQTTDPEAVAAVTGELPVFRIGDVTTDGTLSLAVGDESVALSADAVRDHRDVIDRELA, from the coding sequence ATGAGTCTGTCCGACCCGGACCACGAGCTCGTCGTCGCGGAGCTCGGTCGGGAGCCGACGCCGGCCGAGGCCGCGCTGTTCGAGAACCTCTGGAGCGAACACTGCGCGTACCGCTCCTCCCGACCCCTGCTTTCGGCGTTCGACAGCGAGGGCGATCAGGTCGTCGTCGGCCCCGGTGACGACGCGGCGGTCCTCGCGCTCCCCGACCCCGACGCCGCGGACGCGCCCGCGGCCGAGCGCGACGCCGACGACTACGGCGACACCTACGTCACCTTCGGCGTCGAGAGCCACAACCACCCCTCGTTCGTCGACCCGTTCGACGGCGCGGCCACGGGCGTCGGCGGCATCGTCCGCGACACGATGAGCATGGGCGCGTACCCGGTCGGGCTCCTCGACTCGCTGTACTTCGGCGGCTTCGACCGCGAGCGCTCGCGGTACCTCTTCGAGGGCGTCGTCGAGGGCATCTCCCACTACGGCAACTGTATCGGCGTCCCCACGGTCGGCGGCAGCGTCGCGTTCCACGGCGGCTACGAGGGGAACCCCCTCGTCAACGTCGCCTGCGTCGGCGTCACCGACGCGGACCGACTGGTCACGGCGACCGCGAAGGAGCCGGGCAACAAGCTGGTCCTCGTCGGCAACGGCACCGGGCGCGACGGGCTGGGCGGCGCGTCCTTCGCCAGCGAGGACCTCGCCGAGGACGCCGAGACCGAGGACCGACCAGCGGTTCAGGTCGGCGACCCCTACGCGGAAAAGCGGCTGATCGAGTGTAACGAGGCCCTCGTCGACGAGGCCCTAATCTTGTCCGCCCGCGACCTCGGCGCGGCCGGGCTGGGCGGCGCGTCCTCCGAACTCGTCGCGAAGGGCGGGCTCGGCGCGCGGATCGACCTCGACGCGGTCCACCAGCGCGAGCCGAACATGAATCCGACCGAAATCCTGTTAGGCGAGAGTCAAGAGCGGATGTGCTACGAGGTCGCGCCCGAGGACGTCGACCGCGTCGCGGCGCTCGCGGAGCGGTTCGACCTCGGCTGCTCGGTCATCGGCGAGGTGACGGACGGCAACTACGTCTGCGAGTTCGCCGGTGACGCCGACGAGTCCGAGACGGTGGTCGACGCGCCCGCGGAGTTCCTCGCCGACGGCGCGCCGATGAACGACCTCGCGAGCGAGCCGCCGAGTCAACCCGACCGCGAGCTCCCGGACGACGAGCCGCCGCTCGACGAGGCGGTCGCGGCCGTCCTCTCGGCCCCCTCGACCGCGAGCAAGCGCTGGGTGTACCGGCAGTACGACCACGAGGTCGGCACGCGGACGGCGGTGAAGCCCGGCGACGACGCGGCGCTGCTCGCGATGCGGGAGACGGAAGGCGAGGGGAACGCCGTCGAGGGCGACGATTCCGCCGACGGCGTCGGTCTCGCGCTCTCCTCCGGCGCGAACCCGAAGTGGACCGCGGTCGCGCCGTACGAGGGCGCTCGCGCGGTCGCCGTAGAGAACGCGACGAACCTCGCCGCGACCGGCGCGCTCCCGCTGGCCGCGGTCGACTGCCTCAACGGCGGCAACCCCGAGAAGCCGGACGTGTACGGCGCGTTCAAGGGGATCGTCGACGGGCTGGCGGACGCCTGCGCGGCGCTCGACGCGCCCGTCGTCGGCGGCAACGTCTCGCTGTACAACGACAGCGTCGAGGGACCGATCCCGCCGACGCCGACGCTCGCGGTGCTGGGCACGACGCGCGGCTACTCGGCCCCGCCGACCGCCCTCGACGCCGACCGCGCGGCCGACTCCGAACTGCTGCTCGTCGGGGCCGGCGGCGACGCCCTCGGCGGCTCCGAGTACCTCGCGCACGCCGGCGGGAGCGACCGGTTCCCGACGCTGCCCGACGACTCCGGTGCCGCTGACGACCTCGGCGACCTCGTCGCGTCGCTCGCGGCGGCCGCCCGCCACGAGTCGACGCTCGCGGCCCACGACGTGAGCGAGGGCGGGCTCGCGGTCGCGCTCGCCGAACTGGTGACCGACGAGGCGGGCGTCGACGCGACCCTCCCCGACCGCGTCGCGGCCTTCGACGAGACGCCGGGGCGACTGCTGATCCAGACGACCGACCCCGAGGCGGTCGCGGCCGTGACGGGCGAGCTCCCCGTCTTCCGGATCGGCGACGTGACGACGGACGGGACGCTCTCGCTCGCGGTGGGCGACGAGTCGGTCGCGCTCTCGGCCGACGCGGTCCGCGATCACCGCGACGTGATCGACCGAGAGCTGGCCTAA
- a CDS encoding ABC transporter ATP-binding protein: protein MASTESVGTTRSAESDDAATEGSDDRSVDHRADSASDDANAASADPVLSLSGVTKAFGPETAVDDVSLDVQSGELLTFLGPSGCGKTTTLRTIAGLEEPTEGRISLDGDVVAGDGSFVPPERRDVGIVFQNFALFPHLSVRENIAFGLTDADAPESEARVDELLELVEMTDHGEKTPDQLSGGQKQRVALARSLAPEPEVLLLDEPFSNLDVRLRVEMREEVRRILKAAGVTAISVTHDQEEALSISDRVAVMNGGKIEQVGRPESVFERPESKFVASFLGRASFLEGELRDGKVKTGIGRFDAVTLEGYDTVYDGAPVDVLVRPDDLRATPASPELADGVVTSRQYVGPSFVYRVELDSGEAVHCLHNHVEEFDLDESVTLELTADHPLAWYPR, encoded by the coding sequence ATGGCATCCACTGAATCAGTCGGGACGACGCGCTCGGCCGAGTCGGACGACGCGGCGACCGAGGGATCGGACGATCGGTCGGTCGATCATCGGGCGGACTCCGCTTCCGACGACGCGAACGCCGCCTCCGCGGATCCGGTGTTGTCGCTGTCGGGTGTCACGAAGGCGTTCGGCCCGGAGACCGCCGTCGACGACGTCTCGCTCGACGTTCAGTCCGGCGAGCTGCTGACGTTCCTCGGACCCTCCGGCTGCGGCAAGACGACGACGCTCCGCACCATCGCGGGACTCGAGGAGCCGACCGAGGGCCGAATCTCGCTCGACGGCGACGTGGTCGCCGGCGACGGCTCGTTCGTCCCGCCGGAGCGGCGCGACGTCGGTATCGTCTTCCAGAACTTCGCGCTCTTCCCGCACCTCTCCGTCCGCGAGAACATCGCGTTCGGGCTGACCGACGCCGACGCTCCAGAGAGCGAGGCGCGCGTCGACGAACTGCTCGAACTCGTCGAGATGACCGATCACGGCGAGAAGACGCCCGACCAGCTCTCGGGCGGCCAGAAACAGCGCGTCGCGCTCGCGCGTTCGCTCGCTCCCGAACCGGAGGTGCTGCTCTTAGACGAGCCGTTCTCGAACCTCGATGTCCGCCTTCGGGTGGAGATGCGAGAGGAGGTCCGCCGCATACTGAAGGCGGCCGGCGTCACCGCCATCTCGGTGACTCACGACCAGGAAGAGGCGCTGTCCATCTCCGACCGCGTCGCCGTCATGAACGGCGGAAAAATCGAGCAGGTCGGCCGTCCCGAGTCCGTCTTCGAGCGCCCGGAGTCGAAGTTCGTCGCCTCCTTCCTCGGCCGGGCGTCGTTCCTCGAAGGCGAACTCCGCGACGGGAAGGTCAAGACCGGGATCGGTCGTTTCGACGCCGTGACGCTGGAGGGGTACGACACCGTCTACGACGGCGCGCCCGTCGACGTGCTCGTGCGTCCCGACGACCTCCGCGCGACGCCCGCGAGCCCCGAACTCGCCGACGGCGTCGTCACCTCGCGGCAGTACGTCGGCCCCTCGTTCGTCTATCGCGTCGAACTCGACTCCGGTGAGGCGGTCCACTGCCTCCACAACCACGTCGAGGAGTTCGACCTCGACGAGTCAGTCACCCTCGAACTCACCGCCGACCACCCGCTCGCGTGGTACCCGCGGTAG
- a CDS encoding MBL fold metallo-hydrolase — MKRIQLGNTVFEGENDVYLLDGETTALVDTGVALPEVREELVDGLDEYGVAFADVDAVALTHWHPDHAGLAGEIQAAGDADVYVHEADAGLVDGSETPLFADRDLRRETFERWGMPDADRERLTAFFDAVSTDLSGRPADVTAFGDGETIEAGGVELEALHLPGHTAGLSGFAFDPRTVPGHEPVAGADATEEAFTGDALLPKYTPNVGGADVRVEGALAAYAESLARIVDRDFDAAHPGHRWRIDDPSRRAATILDHHRHRTRRVIGVLDESGPATAWEVSAALFGDLDGIHVLHGPGEAFSHLDHLAAAGVVERDGTAYRLVDPEPDVDALFPTTPLDDLVDGSDDA, encoded by the coding sequence GTGAAACGGATCCAGCTCGGGAACACCGTCTTCGAGGGCGAAAACGACGTCTACCTGCTCGACGGCGAGACGACCGCGCTCGTCGACACCGGCGTCGCGCTCCCCGAGGTACGCGAGGAGTTGGTCGACGGGCTCGACGAGTACGGAGTTGCCTTCGCCGACGTCGACGCGGTCGCGCTCACCCACTGGCACCCGGACCACGCGGGGCTGGCGGGCGAGATTCAGGCCGCCGGGGACGCCGACGTGTACGTCCACGAGGCGGACGCCGGACTGGTCGACGGGAGCGAGACGCCGCTTTTCGCCGACCGCGACCTCCGGCGCGAGACGTTCGAGCGGTGGGGGATGCCCGACGCCGACCGGGAGCGCCTGACGGCGTTCTTCGACGCAGTCAGCACGGACCTGTCGGGCCGGCCCGCCGACGTGACGGCGTTCGGCGACGGCGAGACGATCGAGGCCGGCGGCGTCGAACTCGAAGCCCTCCACCTGCCCGGCCACACCGCGGGACTCTCCGGGTTCGCGTTCGATCCGCGGACGGTCCCCGGCCACGAGCCGGTGGCAGGCGCGGACGCGACCGAGGAGGCGTTCACGGGCGACGCGCTGCTCCCGAAGTACACTCCCAACGTCGGCGGGGCGGACGTGCGCGTCGAGGGCGCGCTCGCGGCCTACGCCGAGAGCCTCGCGCGGATCGTCGACCGCGACTTCGACGCCGCCCATCCCGGCCACCGCTGGCGGATCGACGACCCGAGCCGGCGCGCCGCGACGATCCTCGACCACCACCGCCACCGGACGCGCCGGGTGATCGGCGTTCTCGACGAGTCGGGACCCGCGACCGCGTGGGAGGTCTCGGCCGCGCTGTTCGGCGACCTCGACGGGATCCACGTCCTCCACGGGCCCGGCGAGGCGTTCTCGCACCTCGACCACCTCGCGGCGGCGGGCGTCGTCGAGCGCGACGGGACCGCCTACCGCCTCGTCGACCCCGAACCCGATGTCGACGCGCTGTTCCCGACCACGCCGCTCGACGACCTGGTCGACGGGAGCGACGACGCGTAG
- a CDS encoding cobalt-precorrin-7 (C(5))-methyltransferase produces the protein MTDDRPDAATAPEPPRDAVNDPVCAVGIGPGDPEYLTRRGARALREADVVVGFETVVEYVSDETDADLLTCGYDDEAATLDRFADRVRAGARGIAVLMGDPNHSGYQFVGKVERAIDEPVRVIPGVSSLQVAASRARTPMEDAAFVTLHKRGAIDADLDRLGDAVGDRHLLVLPRPFDWMPGDIAAHLVDAGGDPGLDALVFERLTHPDEAVTRTTLGELRESAGGTGRDSTPFSDLSVLVVRTG, from the coding sequence ATGACCGACGACCGACCCGACGCCGCGACAGCACCCGAACCGCCCCGCGACGCGGTCAATGACCCTGTGTGCGCCGTCGGCATCGGGCCGGGCGACCCGGAGTATCTCACCCGACGCGGAGCGAGAGCGCTGCGCGAGGCCGACGTCGTCGTCGGCTTCGAGACCGTCGTCGAGTACGTGAGCGACGAAACCGACGCCGACCTGCTGACCTGCGGATACGACGACGAGGCGGCGACGCTCGACCGGTTCGCCGACCGGGTCCGGGCCGGAGCCCGCGGCATCGCCGTGTTGATGGGCGACCCGAACCACTCCGGCTACCAGTTCGTCGGGAAGGTGGAACGCGCGATCGACGAGCCGGTGCGGGTGATCCCGGGCGTCTCGTCGCTACAGGTCGCCGCGAGTCGCGCACGGACGCCGATGGAGGACGCCGCGTTCGTCACCCTCCACAAGCGGGGAGCGATCGACGCCGACCTCGACCGACTCGGCGACGCGGTCGGGGACAGACACCTGCTCGTCCTGCCGCGCCCGTTCGACTGGATGCCGGGAGATATCGCCGCGCACCTGGTCGACGCCGGCGGTGACCCCGGACTCGACGCGCTCGTCTTCGAACGGCTCACTCATCCGGACGAGGCGGTGACCCGGACGACGCTCGGCGAGTTGCGCGAGTCGGCGGGCGGAACGGGCCGCGATTCGACCCCGTTCTCCGACCTGTCCGTGCTCGTCGTGCGGACCGGGTGA
- a CDS encoding DUF58 domain-containing protein, which produces MSDSGAEVASDSANSADSTGSPNSTDSTDPTDPEVDATATESPATPIDPEHRRVVETDRWLGIAGAALALVGLGVVVRQSSLVIAGAVGVGYAVYARAGDAPTPALAVTRSVSDETPAPGDEVHVTVRAENVGEAALPDLRLVDGVPPGLAVVDGPARVATALRPGTAVAFEYTVRAARGDHEWEPLTAITRDAAGARERTTALDARTTVACTPELSAGGDLPLRGLTTVHHGRVPTDVGGSGVEFHATREYRRGDPLKRVDWNRRARTGELSTVELREERSATVVLLVDAREPAYVAPDPDAETAVEASVAAAGQAFSALLDGGDRVGIAALSPLDCWLPPGSGTVHAARGRETLATDPALAPTPSGEGFYRSLWLRRFRRRLPADAQVLFFTPLADDTAASLARRIDAHGHLVTVLSPDPTAAETAGERLTAFERRQRLRTLRSAGIRALEWRDGSFPVAVAAATRRWSR; this is translated from the coding sequence GTGAGCGACTCCGGGGCGGAGGTCGCGTCCGACTCTGCCAATTCGGCCGATTCGACCGGATCACCCAACTCGACCGATTCGACCGACCCGACCGATCCCGAGGTCGACGCGACCGCGACGGAGTCGCCCGCGACCCCGATCGATCCGGAGCATCGACGAGTGGTCGAGACGGACCGGTGGCTGGGGATCGCCGGGGCGGCGCTGGCGCTCGTCGGACTCGGCGTGGTCGTCCGGCAGTCGTCGCTGGTGATCGCGGGCGCGGTCGGCGTCGGCTACGCCGTGTACGCCCGGGCCGGCGACGCCCCGACGCCGGCGCTTGCGGTGACGCGGTCGGTGAGCGACGAGACCCCCGCCCCCGGCGACGAGGTCCACGTGACCGTTCGCGCGGAGAACGTCGGGGAAGCGGCCCTCCCGGACCTCCGGCTCGTCGACGGCGTCCCGCCCGGGTTGGCGGTCGTCGACGGGCCGGCCCGGGTCGCGACCGCGCTTCGACCGGGGACGGCGGTCGCGTTCGAGTACACGGTGCGGGCGGCGCGCGGCGACCACGAGTGGGAGCCGCTGACCGCGATCACGCGCGACGCGGCCGGTGCCCGAGAACGCACGACGGCCCTCGACGCGCGGACGACCGTCGCCTGTACGCCGGAGCTGTCCGCCGGCGGCGACCTCCCCCTCCGCGGGCTGACGACCGTCCACCACGGGCGCGTGCCGACCGACGTGGGCGGTTCCGGCGTCGAGTTCCACGCCACCCGGGAGTACCGCCGGGGCGACCCGCTCAAGCGGGTCGACTGGAACCGCCGGGCGCGGACGGGCGAGCTGTCGACCGTCGAGCTGCGCGAGGAGCGCTCCGCCACCGTCGTGCTGCTCGTCGACGCCCGCGAGCCCGCGTACGTCGCGCCCGATCCCGACGCCGAGACGGCGGTGGAGGCGAGCGTCGCGGCCGCCGGGCAGGCGTTCTCCGCGCTCCTCGACGGCGGCGACCGCGTGGGGATCGCGGCGCTGTCGCCGCTCGACTGCTGGCTCCCGCCGGGCAGCGGGACCGTCCACGCGGCCCGGGGGCGCGAGACGCTCGCCACCGACCCGGCGCTGGCACCGACCCCGAGCGGCGAGGGGTTCTACCGGTCGCTGTGGCTCCGGCGGTTCCGACGGCGGCTCCCGGCCGACGCGCAGGTGCTGTTTTTCACGCCGCTCGCGGACGACACCGCGGCGTCGCTCGCGCGCCGGATCGACGCGCACGGCCACCTCGTGACGGTCCTCTCGCCGGACCCCACGGCGGCCGAGACGGCCGGCGAGCGGCTGACCGCATTCGAGCGCCGACAGCGACTGCGGACGCTCCGGTCGGCCGGGATCCGGGCGCTGGAGTGGCGAGACGGCTCGTTCCCGGTCGCCGTCGCGGCCGCGACGAGGCGGTGGTCGCGATGA
- a CDS encoding DUF4129 domain-containing protein → MKRDALAAVVVALLAVVALGVAAATLDSAVDTGSGGFGGGGGDAPSVGESEGDPGILTSPGESGELSTSGVCLPSLREPPAVAALLLGMALLAAITYRDTASPFAGVAVAGVIGAPIGFLFWVLSACGSAAGSVSVSIGLGGNGTGLFPEGAPGGGGVGGGEGAASTPEVLFALVVVVAVVASVAVLLLAGGDDETDGESADPEQPDEEPPDLGAIGRAAGEAADRIESSDAENEVYRAWRDMTDVLDVDRPASSTPAEFATAAVDAGVDEEPVTALTEAFERVRYGGEDPTDDRERRAVEALRRIEERHGGDS, encoded by the coding sequence GTGAAGCGGGACGCCCTCGCCGCGGTCGTCGTCGCCCTCCTCGCCGTCGTCGCGCTCGGCGTCGCGGCCGCGACGCTGGACTCCGCGGTCGACACCGGCAGCGGCGGGTTCGGCGGCGGCGGCGGAGACGCCCCGAGCGTCGGCGAGAGCGAGGGGGACCCGGGCATCCTCACCTCGCCGGGGGAGTCGGGCGAACTGTCGACCTCCGGCGTCTGCCTGCCGTCTCTCAGGGAGCCGCCCGCCGTCGCCGCGCTCCTCCTCGGGATGGCGCTGCTCGCCGCAATAACGTATCGGGACACCGCGTCGCCGTTCGCGGGCGTCGCCGTCGCCGGCGTGATCGGTGCCCCGATCGGATTCCTCTTCTGGGTGCTGTCGGCGTGCGGGTCGGCCGCAGGGAGCGTCTCGGTGTCGATCGGTCTCGGCGGCAACGGGACGGGACTGTTCCCCGAGGGCGCTCCCGGGGGCGGCGGGGTCGGCGGCGGCGAGGGCGCGGCGTCGACACCGGAGGTCCTGTTCGCGCTGGTGGTCGTCGTAGCGGTCGTCGCGAGCGTCGCCGTCCTCCTCCTCGCCGGGGGCGACGACGAGACCGACGGGGAGAGCGCGGACCCCGAACAGCCGGACGAGGAGCCGCCGGACCTCGGCGCGATCGGGCGGGCGGCCGGCGAGGCCGCGGACCGGATCGAGTCGTCGGACGCCGAAAACGAGGTGTACCGCGCGTGGCGCGACATGACCGATGTCCTCGACGTCGACCGCCCCGCCTCCTCGACGCCCGCCGAGTTCGCGACCGCCGCGGTCGACGCCGGCGTCGACGAGGAGCCGGTGACCGCGCTCACCGAGGCCTTCGAGCGCGTACGATACGGCGGCGAGGACCCGACCGACGACCGCGAGCGCCGCGCCGTCGAGGCGCTGCGCCGGATCGAGGAGCGACACGGGGGCGATTCGTGA
- a CDS encoding phosphoribosyltransferase → MSDLPDDFDCTLTNWEYIYGLCRNVSDAVKRADFEPDVVVALARGGWFAGRCVCDFLGLNDLTSLKMEHYVGAAEKSGEPQIRYPMPEGSVEGKNVLIIDDIADTGGSIRRAEEYVEDRDAGEVRTATLQLLGTSEFQPDFVGEQLEQWTWVVYPWNFLEDMVDLTEGAMERADESAFSRDDLRHYLEEFHGIGRIEMEVAQPDRLDEVIEEMVRRDVAEPVGDGSWALAE, encoded by the coding sequence ATGAGCGACCTCCCGGACGACTTCGACTGCACGCTCACCAACTGGGAGTACATCTACGGGCTCTGCCGCAACGTCTCCGACGCGGTGAAGCGGGCCGACTTCGAGCCGGACGTGGTCGTCGCCCTGGCCCGCGGCGGTTGGTTCGCGGGCCGCTGTGTCTGCGACTTCCTCGGTCTCAACGACCTCACGAGCCTCAAGATGGAACACTACGTGGGGGCCGCCGAGAAGAGCGGCGAGCCGCAGATCCGCTACCCGATGCCCGAGGGGAGCGTGGAGGGGAAGAACGTCCTGATCATCGACGACATCGCCGACACCGGCGGCTCGATCCGCCGCGCGGAGGAGTACGTCGAGGACCGCGACGCCGGCGAGGTCCGGACCGCGACGCTCCAGCTGCTCGGCACCTCAGAGTTCCAGCCGGACTTCGTCGGCGAGCAGTTAGAACAGTGGACGTGGGTCGTCTACCCGTGGAACTTCCTCGAAGACATGGTCGACCTCACGGAGGGCGCGATGGAGCGCGCCGACGAGTCCGCGTTCTCGCGCGACGACCTGCGCCACTACCTGGAGGAGTTCCACGGCATCGGCCGGATCGAGATGGAGGTCGCCCAGCCCGACCGCCTCGACGAGGTTATCGAGGAGATGGTCCGGCGAGACGTGGCGGAACCCGTCGGCGACGGGAGTTGGGCGCTCGCCGAGTAG